The DNA segment CGCGCCGACCCTGGCTGTCCGGCTTCATCGTCAAGGAAGCCTGCCCGTTCCCATCGAGCTGGCGGTCGCGGGTGCCGCTCGACGACTACCTGCGCGAGCAGGGGATCGTCGGCATCCAGGGGATCGACACCCGCGCGCTCACCCGTCATCTCCGCGATCACGGCGCGCAGGAAGGCATCATCTCGACCGACGAAACGGACGGCGAGCGGCTCGTCGCGCGCGCCCGGTCGCTGCCCGGCCTGCTCGGCCGCGATCTCGTCACCGAGGTCAGCGTGGACGCGCCGCACCGCTGGACGGAGGGCCCCTGGGACCTGGCGCGCGGCTACGTCGCACCCGCGCCGGCGCGGTTCCGAGTCGTCGCCTTCGACTCCGGGATCAAGCAGAACATCCTCCGCTGCCTGGCCGGCCTCGGGTGCGATGTGGAAGTCATGCCGGCCGACACCACCGCGGCCGCGGTGCTGGAGCGAAAGCCCCACGGCATCTTCCTCTCCAACGGGCCGGGCGACCCCGAGGCGGTGCCGTACCTGGTCGAGACGGTGCGCGGGCTCATCGGCCGCGCGCCGATCTTCGGCATCTGCCTGGGCAACCAGATCCTGGGGCTCGCGTTCGGCGGCAGCACCTACAAGCTGAAGTTCGGCCACCACGGCGGCAACCACCCGGTGAAGGACCTGCTCACCGGCAAGGTCGAGATCACCGCGCAGAACCACGGCTTCGCGGTCGACCCGCACTCGGTCGAGAAGGCCGGGCTGGTCGAGACGCACGTCAACCTCAACGACGGCACCTCGGAGGGGATGCGCCACCGCGAGCTGCCGATCTTCTCGGTGCAGTACCACCCGGAGGCGTCGCCGGGTCCGCACGACGCGCACTACCTGTTCCGTCGCTTCGCAGACCTCATGACGAAGGGAGGGTGACACGATGCCCAAATACCTCATCGCCTACCGCAAGACCGAGGAATCGGGCCAGAAGCCGGAGTGGGCCGTCTTCACCACCGACAGCGACCTGAGCCTCGAGGCCCACGCGGTGCGAGAGCGCGTCGAGAAGCGCATGAGTGTGCTCGGCGAGAAGCTCTGGGGCAACGGCGAGACGGTGTGGATCGGCAACGGCCGTCTCGACGACGTGCTCTATCGGCGCGACGAAGCCGCCCCCGAGACGTCCGTCGTGTACGGGACCATCGACGCCTAGAGCCCTCGCGCGTGCCCAGGCGTAGCGACCTCCGGAAGATCCTGCTCATCGGCTCCGGGCCGATCGTGATCGGCCAGGCCTGCGAGTTCGACTACTCGGGGACCCAGGCCTGCAAGGCCCTCCGGGAGGAGGGGTTCGAGGTGGTGCTGGTGAACAGCAACCCGGCCACCATCATGACCGACCCCGAGATGGCGGATCGCACCTACGTGGAGCCGCTGACCCCGGAGTTCGTGGCCAAGGTCATCGCGCGTGAGCGGCCCGACGCGATGCTGCCCACCGTGGGCGGGCAGACCGGCCTCAACCTGGCGGTGGCCCTCGCGGAGGACGGCACGCTGGACCGCTACGGGGTCGAGCTGATCGGCGCCAAGCTGCCCGCGATCAAGACCGCGGAGGATCGCAACCTCTTCGGAGCGGCCATGGAGCGCATCGGACTCGCGATGCCCAAGGGCTTCTACGCCAAGAGCCCGGACGATGCGCTGGCCGGCATGCGGCAGCGCCGCATGCAGTTCCCCCTGATCATCCGGCCCTCGTTCACCCTGGGCGGCACCGGCGGCTCCATCGCGTACCACCCGGAGGAGCTGGAAGCGGCGATCAAGTGGGGGCTCCAGCAGAGCCCGGCCCAGCAGGTCCTGGTGGAGGAATCGGTCATCGGCTGGAAGGAGTTCGAGCTCGAGGTGATGCGCGACTCGAAGGACAACGTCGTCATCATCTGCTCGATCGAGAACTTCGACCCGATGGGCGTGCACACCGGCGACTCGATCACGGTGGCGCCCGCCCAGACCCTGACCGACAAGGAGTACCAGCTGATGCGCGACGCCTCCCTCGCGATCATCCGCGAGATCGGCGTCGAGACCGGCGGCTCCAACATCCAGTTCGGCATCAACCCGGCGGACGGTCGCATGGTGGTGAT comes from the Candidatus Methylomirabilota bacterium genome and includes:
- the carA gene encoding glutamine-hydrolyzing carbamoyl-phosphate synthase small subunit is translated as MTRPVLLALADGRLFRGEALGATGEAHGEVVFNTSMTGYQEILTDPSYRGQMVCMTYPLIGNYGINPEDVESRRPWLSGFIVKEACPFPSSWRSRVPLDDYLREQGIVGIQGIDTRALTRHLRDHGAQEGIISTDETDGERLVARARSLPGLLGRDLVTEVSVDAPHRWTEGPWDLARGYVAPAPARFRVVAFDSGIKQNILRCLAGLGCDVEVMPADTTAAAVLERKPHGIFLSNGPGDPEAVPYLVETVRGLIGRAPIFGICLGNQILGLAFGGSTYKLKFGHHGGNHPVKDLLTGKVEITAQNHGFAVDPHSVEKAGLVETHVNLNDGTSEGMRHRELPIFSVQYHPEASPGPHDAHYLFRRFADLMTKGG